A stretch of DNA from Labrys wisconsinensis:
CGAATTCAACGGCTTTTGTTCTCCGCATAAGCCTACGCATGGCGCCGGGACGGTACTCGTCGGCCCCAGCGGGCTTTCCAAAGCCTGTCTCAGAAGGACGTCCGACAACTCGCCTTAAAACTCGCCCGGCGGCGTCGCACGCCGCCGGGGCGGCGCGAAGAACGGGCGGTCGACCACGCGGGCCCGCACCATGCTCTTCTGGTAGACCAGTTCGCGCAGGGCGTAGATCTCCACCCACAGGTCGTCCTTGACGCGGTCGCCATAGGGCCGGGCCAGCGAGGCCAGGGCGATGTTGCGCTTGGCGGAGGGCGACCAGGCGGCCGCGGTGATGTGGCCGACCTCGCGTTTGCCGCGGTGATAGACCAGCGCGTGCTCGGCCGGGACATTGCCGGCGATGTCGAGCCCGACCAGGATGTGGCGGGACGAGCCCCTGGCCTTTTCGGCGCGGAGCACCCGGGCGCCGTTGAAATGGCAGGGCTTGTCCCAGTCGATCATCCAGTCCAGGCCGATCTCCAGGGGCGAGCGGCGGCGGTCGGCGCGGATGGCGGCCTCGGCGGTGACGAAGTCGGCATTGGCGACGATGAAGCCGGCCTCCAGCCGGGCGAGATCGAGCGCGGCATAGCCGATGGCAGTGATGCCGAGGAGCCCGCCCGCCTCGAACAGGCGGTCCCAGAGCGCCAGCGCCGCGTCCGGCGCGACGAACAGCTCATAGCCGAGATCGCCGGTGAAGCCGGTGCGGGAGAGGTCGACGGCGAGGCCGTCCAGCGTCACCCTGGCGAGGTCGAAG
This window harbors:
- a CDS encoding aminomethyltransferase family protein, translated to MRNALKQDHFRTPLWETPFHPRIAALSRANQWYAWSGYKSAHAVRDEELEYFAIRNAAAVFDVTPMVKYRIEGPDAEAFLARLTLRDVARLKPGRVHYTAWCDDQGKVLDDGTLFRFSAAEFRLCCQERHLDWLCDSAIGFDVSIAEVTADIAGLALQGPTSAAVLRRAGFDIERMKPFDLARVTLDGLAVDLSRTGFTGDLGYELFVAPDAALALWDRLFEAGGLLGITAIGYAALDLARLEAGFIVANADFVTAEAAIRADRRRSPLEIGLDWMIDWDKPCHFNGARVLRAEKARGSSRHILVGLDIAGNVPAEHALVYHRGKREVGHITAAAWSPSAKRNIALASLARPYGDRVKDDLWVEIYALRELVYQKSMVRARVVDRPFFAPPRRRATPPGEF